The Paramisgurnus dabryanus chromosome 3, PD_genome_1.1, whole genome shotgun sequence genome includes a window with the following:
- the LOC135733738 gene encoding Fc receptor-like protein 5: MIIVTSYNKNIFFDTFTTPSDFILTDKPTLTVQPQTSVFIGDTVTLTCEVHQSTGWDFFFTTPLAKTESVETTGTKTIRFVRVSAGGEYKCRARKREYPYVLTQYSEPIIVTVKDVKPTLTVQPDTSVFTGDTVTLICEIHQSTGWEFLFITPSNTESFKTSRTKTIRSVQDSDGEEYMCIGRKGENPPLDTKHSEPIRLTVTERPTPQVSVWPADHVYKGETVNLTCVINGGGVNSWQYSWYKNDSDIQQNKLQYYTIRSVTEFDAGKYTCRGTETRGSRYSHISNEVTLTVSESPKPVVSVDPDKKLFRGETVTLRCDIQDTGNTEWTYSWTVEPYNWYIVNKCKTQECKINNIQYYHSGKYTCRGKIREQNTEMSDAVTLTVSSDKPQTVLSVSPQQWLTEGDSVTLMCEVINSSTGWTFSWFTVQSLYSVNKYDYEVVSNSSGGSKGIYTVSSVTVKHTGVYMCRAERGDPVYHTKYSNTQTLWITGVSPSVSLIIRPNRSQHFSSESLSLSCEDHSKSTGWTVRRYTDKLKPCSSSDWRSTGTTSTCTIRSLNTSDTGVYWCQSESGEKLHPVNISVHNVDVILDSPVDPVTEGDNLTLHCLYRDKKPSNLRAEFYKDGSVVQNQTTGDMMIIPTVSKSHEGFYYCKHPERGESPKSWISVRVSGVYQEMFGLKIFTFPMAVCPYLIATVILFFKCCRLRGETSV, from the exons ATGATCATTGTTACCAGTtacaacaaaaatatattttttgacacGTTTACAACTCCCAGTGATTTTATATTAACAGATAAACCAACTCTGACTGTGCAGCCACAGACGTCTGTGTTCATTGGAGACACAGTTACCCTGACCTGTGAGGTTCATCAGTCCACTGgatgggattttttttttaccacacCACTCGCCAAGACTGAATCCGTTGAAACTACAGGAACTAAAACAATCAGATTTGTTCGAGTCTCTGCTGGAGGAGAGTACAAGTGCAGAGCCAGAAAAAGAGAATACCCTTATGTTTTAACACAATACAGTGAACCAATAATAGTGACAGTAAAGG ATGTAAAGCCAACTCTGACTGTGCAGCCAGATACGTCTGTGTTCACTGGAGACACAGTTACTCTGATCTGTGAGATTCATCAGTCCACTGGATGGGAGTTTCTTTTCATCACACCATCAAACACTGAATCCTTTAAAACTTCACGAACTAAAACAATCAGATCTGTTCAAGATTCTGATGGAGAAGAGTACATGTGCATAGGCAGAAAAGGAGAAAACCCTCCCTTAGACACAAAACACAGTGAACCAATAAGATTGACAGTAACTG AAAGACCAACACCTCAAGTGTCTGTTTGGCCTGCTGATCATGTATACAAAGGAGAAACTGTCAATCTCACATGTGTCATCAATGGAGGAGGAGTCAACAGCTGGCAGTACAGCTGGTATAAAAATGATTCAGACATCCAGCAGAATAAACTTCAGTATTACACAATCAGATCTGTTACTGAGTTTGACGCAGGTAAATACACCTGTAGAGGAACAGAGACCAGAGGATCACGATACTCACACATCAGTAATGAAGTTACACTGACAGTATCAG AGAGCCCTAAACCCGTAGTGAGTGTTGATCCTGACAAAAAGCTGTTCAGAGGAGAAACTGTTACTCTGAGATGTGACATACAGGATACAGGAAACACTGAGTGGACATACAGCTGGACTGTAGAGCCATATAACTGGTATATAGTCAACAAATGCAAGACACAAGAGTGTAAAATCAACAACATTCAATACTATCACAGTGGTAAATACACCTGTAGAGGAAAGATACGTGAACAAAACACTGAGATGAGTGATGCTGTTACACTGACTGTATCATCAG ATAAACCACAGACAGTTTTAAGTGTTTCTCCACAGCAGTGGTTGACTGAAGGAGATTCAGTGACTCTGATGTGTGAGGTTATAAATTCATCTACAGGCTGGACATTCAGCTGGTTTACTGTACAGAGTCTTTACTCAG TGAATAAATATGATTATGAGGTGGTGTCAAACAGCAGTGGAGGATCTAAAGGCATCTACACAGTGAGTTCAGTGACTGTGAAGCACACAGGAGtttatatgtgcagagcagagAGAGGAGATCCAGTCTATCACACAAAGTACagtaacacacaaacactgtgGATCACTG GTGTTTCTCCTTCAGTCTCTCTGATCATCAGACCCAACAGATCTCAACACTTCTCATCtgaatctctctctctgagCTGTGAGGATCACAGTAAATCTACTGGATGGACAGTGAGAAGATACACAGACAAACTGAAACCTTGTTCATCATCAGACTGGAGATCTACAGGAACAACATCTACATGTACAATCAGATCTCTCAACACATCTGATACTGGAGTGTACTGGTGTCAGTCTGAATCTGGAGAGAAACTTCATCCTGTTAATATATCAGTACACA ATGTTGATGTGATTCTGGACAGTCCTGTTGATCCTGTGACTGAAGGAGATAATCTGACTTTACACTGTTTATATCGAGATAAAAAACCCTCTAACCTGAGAGCTGAATTTTATAAAGATGGATCAGTGGTGCAGAATCAGACTACAGGAGACATGATGATCATCCCTACAGTCTCAAAGTCACATGAGGGTTTCTACTACTGTAAACACCCAGAGAGAGGAGAGTCTCCAAAGAGCTGGATCTCAGTCAGAG TTTCAGGTGTTTATCAGGAGATGTTTGGCCTCAAGATTTTCACTTTTCCAATGGCAGTTTGTCCATATCTGATAGCGACAGTCATTCTGTTTTTCAAATGCTGCAGACTGAGAGGTGAAACATCTGTCTGA